A segment of the Gemmatimonadota bacterium genome:
GCGTTCTGCTCGACGCCCGCGACGGTCGCCGCACGCAGTTGCTCGCGCCGATCCACGTGGTGCTCGTGCGCGACGACGCCATCTTCGAGACGCTCGCCGAGGCTCTGGCCTGCGCGAGCGCGGACCTGCCCTCCGCGCTGGGGCTCCACTCCGGTCCTTCCAAGTCGGCCGACATCGGCCAGGTCGTGGTCAAAGGCGTTCACGGTCCGGGCCGGCTGATCGTGGGAGTGGTCGCGATTGCCCCCGCATCGAACCCGTCATAAGATCATCTTCATGAACCATCGACCAGACAGACGCGAATTCGTCGGGGCCTCCCTCAAGGCCGGAGCCGTCATCGGGTTGACCGGCGGCCTGGGCCAGATGGGTTGCGCCCCGGCCCCCGAGCCTCTCCGCATACTCATCCTCGGAGGGACGAGCTTTCTCGGTCCTCACCAGGTGAAGTACGCGCTGGACCGCGGTCACGAGGTCTCCATCTTCACCCGCGGCCGGACCGAACCGCCCTTCTTCCACGACTACTTCGAGCGGACCGAACAGCTCGTCGGAGACCGAAACGAAGACCTGGCAGCGCTGGAGGGGCGCGAATGGGACGCGGTGCTCGACAATTCCGCCACTCTTCCCCGCTGGGTGAGAATGACTGCTGAGCTGCTGCGCGACCGGGTCGACCGCTACCTATTCGTGTCGTCGATCTCGGCGTATCGGGACTTCGGAGAGGCCGGCATCGACGAGAACTACCCGGTGGCCGAGCTCTCCGCTCCGGATGTGGAGGAGATGCGCGAGTACGGGGCCCTGAAAGCGGCGGCGGAGGCCGTCGCCAGTTCGGTGTTCGGCGCATCGGCCATCAACGTGCGTCCCGGCCTGATCGTCGGGCCGGGCGACAACACCGATCGCTGGACCTACTGGCCGGTCCGTCTCGATCGCGGAGGCGA
Coding sequences within it:
- a CDS encoding LUD domain-containing protein; its protein translation is MADWDETRDWIAELAAAHAPVVAGAAVPAGLVEPTPGSTPSQAGLAVSMAACAVAETGSVLLDARDGRRTQLLAPIHVVLVRDDAIFETLAEALACASADLPSALGLHSGPSKSADIGQVVVKGVHGPGRLIVGVVAIAPASNPS
- a CDS encoding epimerase; this translates as MGCAPAPEPLRILILGGTSFLGPHQVKYALDRGHEVSIFTRGRTEPPFFHDYFERTEQLVGDRNEDLAALEGREWDAVLDNSATLPRWVRMTAELLRDRVDRYLFVSSISAYRDFGEAGIDENYPVAELSAPDVEEMREYGALKAAAEAVASSVFGASAINVRPGLIVGPGDNTDRWTYWPVRLDRGGETLAPNVPEDPVQNIDVRDLARWTVDLVETPGNGGTYNAVGDPGAFGTMLDEIRAAISSEATFIWVPTEFMAEHGVRPWGHLTNWVPVEGETLGMNQVANDAAVAAGLAFRPIGETALDTLEWWKTLSEERRAAPRAGLPDALEEEVLAAWADRSAGLQPGEDF